Within the Mixophyes fleayi isolate aMixFle1 chromosome 5, aMixFle1.hap1, whole genome shotgun sequence genome, the region TAGCGTATCAGTTGCCACTGCCCCTGAAGGCCTACAAACAGCttaaccagccctagtgctgccagtctaggctTGTACTAGCAACATTTTGGGGACAAGAAGTTTGGGGCCCCCCAAATTTTCTAGTACCAACACCAAGCTTTGCCAGCCTGGGTTTGTGGTACTATAGCAGGGATTGGATTCCCTATGgagatctccccccccccccccagggataCCCAACCAATGCTAAACAGCACTAAGCCTCTTCCTATGCCCCTGACTCAGGGCTTGGGTTCAGCTGGTTGGAAGCCTCCGGTGATATATATGACAACAGTACTTCTGCTAACAGCTTTGTCTATTACGGGGGGTTGGGGTGACAGCAATGTGGAGGCAACTCTTATTCAGGCATATTAGTTCCTGCTTCAAGTGGACCTTAATATCTAATTTCCCTTCCACAGATACACACACCAAGGACATTTAAACAGAAATCAATTAAGCTACTAATATAGGAGAAGAAAGTAGAGTAGCCGGAGGAAGCCCAAGTGGACCCACTCCATGCAGATAGCATGCTGCTCGGAATCCAGCTCAATACCTCACTCCTCCGAGGCAACATGGCTAACCACTGTTACAGTTATTGGTGAGCGTGTGACCAGCTTTCAGAGGCGTTGTAGTGATCACATCTGCTAGTCCCCCGAGAACCTTGAGTTCTTGGGGGTCTAGCTGTGACCACTATTACATTGTGTTCCAAACTTCCTCCCTTCACAGGGACTTCGGGATTCATATCTTGAATATAACAGCAGGAGTGTTATGTGACAACACCATTGCACAGATTCTCCCTTTGGGTCCCTATGTAATAGGACCATAGTGCTCTGCCAGAAACTTCTTCATTCCTCGTTTactagaagaaaaacaaaaaagcacaatTCACCTCCTggccataaggcagataaagaggtgtgtttgtgcaaattGCATAGTATTCCGAGTTGCATCCCTttgacttagaatactgtgtaaattacaggatgcaatttacacttctGAGTTCTGTGTAACTTGCCTCCCACTCTTcatcaggccctaaatgagtAAGCATTATCTGTAGAACATtacataatgtaatgtaataataataatgacaatgcaTTGTTCATGCAGATAGACTGCGGATTTGTCTTAAAGAGAATATGGATGAGTCTTTGGCTATGAATGAGCCAACTTTCATCCTTAATGCAGAAGAAATGACAGTGCTGCCCTGTACACTATGTACTTCTCTCAGGAATCATACTTGGGGTGATTGGGAAACCAACTGAAAATGTTGTATAGTAGACTGTGGAaagttttccatttttttattgataatattTGACTACCTGACTTCTGattctgaaaaaataaattagaaattaCATATTATACTAGTTTCAGTTGCAAAACTCACTTCAAGAAAGGAGcaagtttgcaccttggcaaaaccatgttgcattgcagggggaggtaattttaaaatgtttaggacagatttatagtcgggttagggcatgtcttagaataactttaaatttcagtgtaaaaataaagctatcacataTTTGcggctacatgaaaaagcagacagtatttttttcacatgcaaaaaaagaaatcagTTTGCACcatttacattgtaacatggtttgtccaggtgcaaatttgctccttttttttttatttattcctatCTCAGGATGTTGTGCAAAATCTGATGTCTGCAAACAGTAAAATCCCAAACAATATCCTTCCACACCAGTGGGATATGaatgttttctctgttttaaaaGTTTGGAGCAAAATCTTGAAATATTTTTGTTAGTATTAGtataacatgttttattttatttttaaatagcacCAATGTGTTCCACAGAGCAGCAGATCAGGGTAATAAAGTTAACATACTACTATACAAGACAGGATATACAAAGAAACAGAAAATGACTGGGTCCtactcactagagcttacaattaTCTTAGAATTAGACTACAAACTGTAACCTTCTGACAATGACTTCCTTGTTGTTTTATATTGATGTTTCTGGTACATATACATTTACTTGAACTTATTTCCAAACTGCAGAAGCTCTTTTTACATTGAAGGTGCTATAGGAATAGTAATTATGCAGGCTGAACAAGCACAATGCTATAAACTTTCAGCAAACACTTTCCTTCATCTCGATAAAGTGTGAAAATTATTTTGAAAGCACATATTGTATGGGATTGTATTAACTGTTAGTAATAGATTTGCATCACTACCTGTAACATTAACGCTCTCAGTGGTTCATGTTGAGTTGAACTTACTTGTGTTTTTGGTGTATAATACACGTTTTACATCTGACTATGCGCATAGACCACAAGTTTCATTAgcgcagaagtaaaaaaaaaaatattatacgccaaaaaatgacatttacattcaactctacatgagtccCTCAGTATCATATAAATGACTATTATTTTAACTTGGTTGATTCTTCTCTGCTAATTCTTCAATTTATGTTGTCATCTCTCCCTTTTGTTATATGGCTGTATGCCTACTGATGTGGAAGAATACTGTTTGGGATTTTAGTGTTTGCACAACACCTTGTTGAAGAACATAGCGATGTTATACAAAGTTCTATTAAGGTCTACAAGTATGTTAGTATAGCTATCAGGATATTAGCTATGTATGTTATCAAGTGTCCGTATACCTAATTATTCATTGTTGATAATCTGATTATAATATCTGTACTGCAATACATCTCACTTTGCTCAATAAGTCAATTTTTAAGATTCCACTCAATTTCCGATTTTCTGAAGACTGAGGGGAAATGTGTATTTGTACCATTTAACTTCTGTGAATTATTGGATGTTTATGTTTAGTCTCCAGCATTTGACCTCTGCAGAAGCCCAGCATCAGGTGAGCAAGTCCCATTGTGAATACTTCCTGATAGATTCTTTGTTAATTTAACTGGGAGTTGGGATTGTGGTTATTGAAAGATTAACAGGCTGATGAGGGAGCTGCCTTCAGTATGGTCTGTACTGGTAGGCAGTGATGAAGAACACATGTGCTATGAAATCTTCTGCAGAACATACCGTTTGCCAAGATCTATAGATGTCAATATCTTTCAGCAAGTGAATGAGGCAGAGGTGCATACGAACTGCTCTGGGTTGGGGTGAAGCCCCACGTCTAATGTAATGTTTCCTGCGAAGTGTCTGTCAATGACAGAAATAATTCAATCTAGCCAATCAATCCGCTGAAAGAGAGTGGGGGCAAATTCACACATCACACATGAAAATTGTTTTATCAACGCGTTGCCAGCCCACCTATGCTATGTATTATTATAGATCGGTTATATTTCTGGATATTGTAAAATGATCATTTCAAAGACAGCTGCTTTACTAATTATATAAAGAAATTTAAACAAAACTTCGATTATAAAACTTgcagcaaatataatattttctgtGTATTTGGATGTGAGGATTTGCTGGTTTACTGTATTCCAATAACCATATACTATTTCTAAAAGTGGGTTACTGATGTCTAAAGATTTGATCTTATTTCGCTTAAATAACATAAtgtgctattgttttttttttctaaaaacataTTTCATTCGGTGAAATAAAGGGAGGAGTggaatacaataatatatttttattgttgctgcaagttatatattaatatatatggttAGAGTTTAATTAGCCTACATTATTCCAAAGAATTTCTTCCACTAAAATTGGATTATATGTATATTCATTAATTTCTGATGAAAATTCTTAAATCTGTACATAGGTTTTGTGTTGAAATATTACCAGATTGCAGTTAAAGATATGTATGAATTAGCATAAACACACAGTAGTTACCTGTTAATAGAGATTTACGTGTTATACTGTACTTTAATACTATAATTACATTGTAGTTACAGGTTATCAGATATTAACATGTTATAATGGACGTTCCTACCAGAATCACGATGTAGGCTATTAGAGATTAACATTCTCGACTATAGGTTTATAAATTTATCTTTTTACCATAAGCGCGCTGTAGTTACAGGTTATTgactaataatatactgtattttcctATCGTAAGCACAGTGTAGCTACAGTTTACTAAGTAATGACCCGCAATACGGTACTTAACTACTGTAAAGACGATATAGTTACAGGTTATTGGAGCTTAGCATGCCTTACTGTACTTTGTAACTGTGAGCACAGTGTAGTTAGTTATAGCTCATTAAATAGTAACAAGTTACTCTGAAACAATATTTCGTTTAGGAATGATGATTAGCAGGCAGTGGATATCAGGAGACGTGTGTAATTGCTGTCTTTAGCTGATGGGCAGATAAACCATTAGGATTCCCTCTAATGTGACGTGCTCCTGAATTCATTTGTGCCTGAACTTTGGGTGAACCTGAGATTAAACAGAGGTAGCCAGCGAAACATTTTGTTGTAGATTCCTTTTCAACAGGCCTTTAGACTAAGTAAATATTGATCAGTTTCAATCTCAGTTCCCTAGAGGAAGACCCCGAAGTGTCTGTATTACTTAAAAAGTAAACTTTTCAAATGAATGGGAAGAAAATCTGTGTATTTCAATTGAACATAACATTTCAATTGGATCTGAAACGATTCTTATTCATGCGATAAAGTAGCAACAACTTGAAACGttttaaaatcattacagaaataagTTATATATGTTATCATTTATAGTTTTCGTTTTCTAAGTAAACTGAAGAAAATCTCTTGTTTTGAAACATAGCCAACATTGTCAAAGTATTTTGTCGCTTATGTTCGTTATTTATTTACAGCAATGTTTCATAATCTTGtggttttgtaaataaaataactacAGTTACATTTGGTTTAGTTAAACGAAAAAACTACAAATAGACACATTTATGTGAATGTAACAAATGATAGCCATTTGATATGCTCTGTTTTGTACTATTTACGACGATTGCTGATATAGTCATGCATTAAATAATTTTCTGACAGTGTATCTGTGCATTAAACTTGCCCATTTTAATGCTATTCTTTTTATAATGGGGATTGTCATTCTCTCCTAGGAAATCCGTTATGTAATACAATGTACGTCCTTTCTTTGACCTCACGCTttgtgatgtttttttgttttcttcgtGTTCGTTTTCAAGACTTACAAGCTAACCCATGCCATCATTAACATGCGCTGAATAGCTACTTAAATGTTAAATTATCCCTTACTTTGAAGTTGTCCTATAATCCTCCCCTGTATACCGTGTACCCTTAGATATCATTTTAGATACTGGAACCAGTTTGTTGTTATGCTAATGACACTTAACACATTAAAGTACAGTCTGAGAAGAGAACCATCTGGTTTACCTTGCCTCTAACTTCCAAAAACAAAGAGCACAGTAAGAAGTGAGAATGGCTTGAAGAAAGCTCCACTTTACTTTGAAGTCAGCAGTAGCCTATTCAACCAGCTTGCTGCATAGTGACGCAACGATCGTAATTGCGCCTTGGCGTTAGAGTTTGCAGCCTGAAATTACCCATTAACATCATCAGAAATATAATACTTAGATGTTTTTAATGGACTCTATATAAATCCCAACAGGTTTAAAACAATGTTCTCTACAAGTGTATGTTTTCTAATATACTAGGTTAAATGGGAACACATGAGTGAAGTGGAAAATCCTTTTTTAACCACCAACCACTGTGAGATCTTATGTTTATAAGGATTGATGTGAGGAAAGACTTGTTGAAGACAAGCTGCAcattttatcagtcttctctgTTTACACATGTCAACATTCAGCTGGAGGTGAAAAGTTCACAAGTTCTTGACCCAAGATGTTTCTGTAGGTGTCACTTTGGGAGAATCTGTAAAAATATAAGTATCCTGATCGAAGTACAGTAAATACttctgttattttatattttgttgttttattgatTGTATAACAATTCCTTTGTTGTAAAGATCCTGTTGTAAGTAGATAATTAGACAGTTCTGACATGTTGATATATAGCTTTTCTTGTTACATATTTGGTACGAATAAGACcagacaaaaataattatttcaatttgaacaagtttattttttatccagAACCCGTAATGTATTTGCCCTTGAACTCCCCAAAATACACGTATGGTAGGACCATCATTTTCTGTATCGAAATATATTTCAATCACAAATTACAACTGATAAAACTCAGTGTATATAGATACATTATATCATTGTGTATCATGCGTAGGCTCATAAAGGAatcacataatatacataataattgGTCATAGACAATTAACATAACAGCGACTGAAGGACATACTCAGTAGTGTAATGGCTTACCATGGGTGTTTCAACAGTGTGGCAAATCTTTAataagcaaaatacattttaatagataCACCTAATGGAGATTTGGGGGATGAATATGGTTAAACTTTTTAACTTGTGCTATAAAACATCTAATATCCATTCCACCATGTCACACATGATAATTAGTTAGAATTTCTACAAAAGGCCTCGAAGATAAATCTCTGgaagaaaatatttacatttttttcaacatacagtcaagaaaacacatttaaattaaACTTAATAAGTCTTTTaacttttgtaaacttttttggCTTCTCTATAGTGCATCACATTATGAGGTTTTGGGACCAAGTGGGACCAAGCAAGAAGGTCATATAAACCAATATCTCCAAGTACTTGACCACAACAGCAGCTCCTACAGTAGTTAGCCATTTGTACACATGGCAATACTGATACTGGATTCCGTTTGGTCGCTTGGCTCAAAACGCAGAATGGTTGAAGAAAACGTTGTGCAAACAAAACTCTGATGCCAAGAGGCATTTCACATACATAGTACGAAGATTGTCAAGTCTTTGTCAGCAGTTGCTGTTTAGTTGGAGGAATTAAGGTGGTCAGAGGTAGAAGAAGCAGGGGAAGGAGCGCAGGGTGAGGGACTAGATTTGTCTGACATCTCTTCTGATTTCTCATCACTTCCTGTGCTTGCTGTGGGGGATATTGGCAGAAGaccctctttctccctctttttctGTTTCATTCTTCTATTTTGAAACCAGATCTTCACCTGGGTCTCATTTAGCTGCAGAGCAGCTGCTATTTCTACCCTTCTGGCTCTGGTCAGGTACTTGTTGAAATGAAAttctttctccaattctgtgAGCTGTTTGGTAGTAAAATTGGTTCTCACGGTGTTGGGCTGACCAGCATAACCATACTCTCCAGCTttacctgtaatacacaatgaaaAGTGAATTGGGTGTTATCCATTATACATTCAACAATCTTAACCATGTAGCAACACATAAGTCAGTTTATTGGCAGCACATGTAACTAAGATACACCATAATATGTACGTCTTTCACAACAGCATGTATTATTGCTGTTAGAAAGGCAGAAACATACATCCGTAAGTTGTACAACATAAGTGTACATGACCACTGGCACGGATATATAGTACCTGTACATGATttggatagataaatagataatagCAGTCAAGGGTTCTGTTACTCCTTACCTGTTTTAGGGGGGTTTCGTTTCACTTTCATCCAGTCAAACGTCTGCGTTGGAGAAGTGTCAGCAGAAGGTGAGCGACATGCTTCCTGGTGATTGAGGTGTATGCTGgtaacactattattattattataactcgCTATGGACAGGTTCTGCTGCTCTGGTCCGTACGTGTGGTGGATGTAGTGAGCTGACCCTGTCCCATCCACATAGCTTTGGTGCTGATGGTGCTGGACCACAGAAGAAGCAATATTCCCAGAGTACACAGCGGTGGGGAACCCTGCACTGACTTCAGCTTCTTGACTTATGGGGAAGTGAGAGTAACTAGCGCTGAAATTCTGTATGCCATATCCTGCAGCGCAACTCGGGTGTGAATATGACATGCCCAGGTTGTTGTGGGGCTGGAACGCTCCAGATTGATggggatggtggtggtgatgagaACTTATCTGCACCCCCCTTCCAACCATAAACCGATCATCGTTGTTGCAATTATTGGCACTGACTGCGCAAGACTGGAAAGTTGTAAGTCCATGATCAGGGTGAAAGGCTCTTGATGTGCAGCTCCCAGGTTCTCCGTTAATCAAGCTTGGGTAATCTAAGAAGGAACTCATTCTCGCATAGTCCATCTATCACTGGGTGATTGTGTCTTTAGAGTCCTGGGTGACCGTGCCAACTTTCTCACTTCCTCCATAGGGCCAGCAGAAAATGATATGAATGTACAGTGAAGTGTCGTCACGTGATTGCGTCGGCCAATGGCTGTGCAGCCTGTAAAGTTTGACTGTTCAGGCTGGTGATGGATCGTCCTTTCAGATGCATTTAAATTTCAAGAGCTGCTCCATCAAGGTGACGCTCACAATTGTGCAATGCATCGTCCAGGACACAGACACCAGGCAGGAGAGCAGCGGGCTAGAGCTCAGGCACTCCACCCAGGAAATGTGTGAGGGCAGAGAGGCTTTATGATGAGAAGCTCAAACACTGGTAAGTGACAGTACTCCAATTGTCGATCTCCTCTACTGTATTGCAATTAATATATGGATTAGAATAGCGTTGATAGTTAACGTTAATGACACCGATGAAAGGCACTGGACACTGATTTGTTCAACGTATGTACCCTATGATGAAGGCATAAGACTGTTGTGATTGATTGACTTACTTTATTACACAGTACCCTTGGGGTTCTCTTATATACAGCAACTTGCATGCACAATATATTCATAACCTGCTATATGCATACGTATATCAAACCCTATTAccaatcaatataaatatatatatatatatatatatatatatatatatatatatatatatgtttacctgatatagatagatatatatatatatatatatatagatatagatatatatatatatatatatacatacatatgcattCTAATGGCgaacacacactcacatatatatatatgtgtgtgtgtgtgtatgtatagatatgtgtgtgtgtgtgtgtgtgtgttctccaTTAGACTGCACATGGTTATATTTAATGGTTTAGGGACTTGTTACAAATCTCTAGTGTCATGTTGTATGCATGATGAGTGTCCGTTCGTAGCACTGTTTTCTTTAATATCCCGATGAGGCATTAGTCTCGAACAATTATTGAAGCTCCAATGAATCTATGCAATGCTATCTTGTGAGAGTAACAGGGTTATCTGCGCTCAATATTTgtttctttctccctctctgtccccttttcttTCTCATCTCATGCTCTCCTCTCTCATCTCATGCTCCCCTCTCTCATCTCATGCTCTCCTCTCTCATCTCATGCTCCCCTCTCTCATCTCATGCTCTCCTCTCTCATCTCATGCTCTCCTCTCTCATCTCATGCTCCCCTCTCTCATCTCATGCTCTCCTCTCTCATCTcatgctctcctctctctccacctctcacCCCTCGGCTGcccctcctctctctgccccctcccatCCCTTCAGTGTGAGGAACACGGAAGCAGGCAACCTGCGTTTCATGGACGGATTCTTGCTGCATGTTATTACCATGGCAATAAGAAGCTCTGCATCTGCTTGTAGCACTGATTGTTTGAATCACCTAATAGGGCGTTACACTAATATGGATAACAATGTTAATTGGTTAATTACCTAATAATTAGGGACATTACCAAATTGTGACCATAGGATACTATTGTCCTTAGGTCCCAAGAAAGCCTAAATGACACTGATAAAGCAAACACACACTTGTCTAGTAGTCTTAATGGGACAATGTAAGTTTTGATAGCCCATGAGTACAGTACTTACCCTAAATTATTAGCCATTTGTTTCATCTGAGACATGAGTGGCCCCCTATTTAGTGCCCCCATGTGTCCTGGCTTTCCCAAGACAGTTCCCTTTTCCCTCCGGAAAGAGTTAATAAGGGCCCTTACTCCCTGGCCTTTTGCTAATCTCCAGTGATGCTGCATGTCCAACACCATTGCATTGGTGATTAAGCAGTGCTTGCCTTTGCTCTTGGGGCATTAATGGAGGACACACCATTGACCCCCAATGAGCCTGATGCtgaggaacaaagcaaaaaaagatgtAAATTTACTGGAtgctctttcatgtagcacacaaatacttgaaagctttattctTATACGGAAatcaaatctgtccccatattttaaatttatctccccctccaatgcaacattgttttgtcaaggtgcaaatttgctgctTTATTGCTTTACTCCTATCTCAGCATCAGCCCATGTATTCACTTACGGTAAACTCAAATAAATGGAGTAGACAGACTTGGGGAAAAATGCACCTTGTTTCAAATGCTCCTCACTGCA harbors:
- the HOXA1 gene encoding homeobox protein Hox-A1 translates to MDYARMSSFLDYPSLINGEPGSCTSRAFHPDHGLTTFQSCAVSANNCNNDDRFMVGRGVQISSHHHHHPHQSGAFQPHNNLGMSYSHPSCAAGYGIQNFSASYSHFPISQEAEVSAGFPTAVYSGNIASSVVQHHQHQSYVDGTGSAHYIHHTYGPEQQNLSIASYNNNNSVTSIHLNHQEACRSPSADTSPTQTFDWMKVKRNPPKTGKAGEYGYAGQPNTVRTNFTTKQLTELEKEFHFNKYLTRARRVEIAAALQLNETQVKIWFQNRRMKQKKREKEGLLPISPTASTGSDEKSEEMSDKSSPSPCAPSPASSTSDHLNSSN